The following are encoded together in the Tripterygium wilfordii isolate XIE 37 chromosome 18, ASM1340144v1, whole genome shotgun sequence genome:
- the LOC119983647 gene encoding rop guanine nucleotide exchange factor 3-like, with product MDNSSNSDENYDLGYQPSLSSMDQNDQSTTETPGHSTISTGSFAYCRTFSETSAFSEAIDDHSYSSTEPSPSCWPVNKSCNKAALSRLGMKQHYKSGVDEKVDDQESVDLELETMKERFAKLLLGEDMSGSGKGVCTAVTISNAITNLYATVFGHNLRLEPLNPEKKAMWKREMDCLLSVCEYIVEFIPSRSQNLPNGTAIEVMEGRPRSDIYINLPALKKLDALLLEILDAFQDTEFWYAEQGSMSSKSRAGSFRKIVVHRKEEKWWLPVPCVPQDGLTEKSRKHLRNKRDCANQIHKAAMSINSSILYEMEIPETYMASLPKSGKACLGDSIYRYMCITDKFSPDNLLDCLNITSEHEALELADRIEASMYTWRRKACMSHSKSSWDMVKDLMSDIDSYDKNHVLALRAESLLFCLKQRYPELSQTSLDTCKIQYNRDVGQAILESYSRVLEGLAFNIVAWIEDVLDVDRSMRNQDQ from the exons ATGGACAATTCATCAAATTCTGATGAGAATTATGATCTGGGTTATCAACCATCTCTGTCTTCCATGGATCAAAATGATCAATCAACCACTGAAACTCCAGGGCACTCCACGATCAGTACGGGGTCGTTTGCCTACTGTCGAACTTTCTCAGAGACCTCTGCATTCTCTGAAGCCATTGATGACCATAGCTACTCCAGTACCGAACCTTCTCCTTCTTGCTGGCCAGTCAACAAGTCCTGTAATAAGGCTGCTTTAAGCAGACTTGGAATGAAGCAGCATTACAAGAGTGGAGTGGATGAGAAGGTTGATGATCAAGAATCAGTAGATTTAG AGCTGGAGACGATGAAGGAAAGATTTGCAAAGCTTTTGCTGGGTGAAGACATGTCAGGAAGTGGTAAAGGGGTTTGCACTGCTGTTACAATCTCCAACGCCATAACCAATCTCTACG CGACTGTATTCGGACATAATTTGAGGTTAGAGCCTTTGAATCCTGAAAAGAAGGCAATGTGGAAAAGAGAAATGGACTGTCTTCTATCTGTATGTGAGTACATAGTAGAATTCATCCCCAGTAGATCGCAGAATTTACCGAACGGTACAGCCATTGAG GTAATGGAAGGCAGACCGAGGTCGGATATTTACATAAACCTTCCTGCATTGAAAAAGCTTGATGCACTTCTCCTG GAAATACTGGATGCTTTCCAGGATACGGAATTCTGGTATGCAGAACAAGGAAGCATGTCATCAAAGTCGCGTGCAGGCTCATTCCGGAAAATAGTTGTTCATCGGAAAGAAGAGAAATGGTGGTTGCCAGTTCCCTGTGTTCCTCAAGATGGCCTCACTGAGAAGTCCCGGAAACATTTGAGAAATAAACGCGACTGCGCAAATCAGATTCACAAAGCAGCAATGTCCATCAACAGCAGTATTCTTTATGAGATGGAAATTCCAGAGACATACATGGCATCTCTTCCAAAG AGTGGTAAAGCATGTCTGGGAGATTCAATATACCGCTACATGTGTATTACAGATAAGTTTTCGCCGGACAATCTTCTTGATTGTCTTAATATAACATCAGAACATGAAGCACTTGAGCTTGCAGACCGCATTGAAGCTTCAATGTATACATGGAGACGCAAAGCATGCATGAGTCATTCAAAATCATCATGGGATATGGTGAAGGATCTAATGTCTGACATCGATAGTTACGACAAAAATCATGTTCTAGCTTTAAGAGCAGAAAGCTTGTTATTTTGCTTGAAGCAGAGGTATCCTGAACTCTCACAGACATCCTTGGACACCTGCAAGATTCAATACAATAGG GATGTTGGGCAAGCTATCTTGGAGAGTTATTCGAGAGTCTTGGAAGGCCTAGCATTCAACATTGTTGCGTGGATCGAAGACGTTCTAGATGTAGACAGATCAATGAGAAACCAAGATCAGTAA
- the LOC119983715 gene encoding heat shock protein 90-6, mitochondrial-like: MHRLSRRSVSAILRSGGSRHRAVASSSPFSDSVLEGDTRVRWFSVLNSGRHSTIGASTQLILKNGIFLSSRCESTAAASENSDSPHPPAEKYEYQAEVSRLMDLIVNSLYSNKDVFLRELISNASDALDKLRYLSVTDPALLKDGVDLDIRIQTDKENGIVTITDTGIGMTRQELIDCLGTIAQSGTSKFLRALKDSKDVGSDSNLIGQFGVGFYSAFLVSDRVTVSTKSPKSDKQYVWEGEANASSYIIREETDPEMLIPRGTRLTIYLKRDDKGFANPERVQKLIKNYSQFVSFPIYTWQEKGYTKEVEVDEDPAEARKDGQDEKAEKKKTKTVVERYWDWELTNETQPIWLRNNKEVTTEEYNEFYKKTFNEYLDPLASSHFTTEGEVEFRSILYVPGYAPSGKDDIINPKTKNIRLYVKRVFISDDFDGELFPRYLSFVKGVVDSNDLPLNVSREILQESRIVRIMRKRLVRKAFDMMLGISLSENRADYEQFWENYGKYLKLGCIEDNENHKRIAPLLRFFSSQSEEEMISLDEYVENMKAEQKDIYFIAADSVTSAKNTPFLERLLEKDLEVLFLVDPIDEVAIQNLKSYKDKNFVDISKEDLDLGDKDEEKEKVIKQEYGQTCDWIKKRLGDKVASVQLTNRLSSSPCVLASGKFGWSPNMERLMKSQTVGDTSSLEFMRGRRVLEINPEHPIIKNLNAACKTSPDDEDALRAIDLLYDAALVSSGFTPENPGQLGGKIYEMMGMALSGKWLSAVEVPHPVGPNHHPEAVEAEIVEPVEAGGQK, translated from the exons ATGCACAGGCTCTCTAGGCGCTCCGTCTCGGCTATCCTGCGCAGTGGTGGCTCGCGACACCGTGCCGTCGCATCCTCTAGTCCTTTCAGTGATTCT GTTTTAGAGGGTGATACCCGGGTTAGATGGTTCTCAGTTTTGAACAGTGGTAGGCATAGCACAATTGGTGCCTCAACTCAATTAATCTTGAAAAATGGCATTTTCTTGAGTAGCCGATGTGAGTCAACGGCAGCAGCATCAGAAAATTCGGATTCTCCTCATCCTCCAGCTGAGAAGTATGAGTATCAAGCAGAG GTTAGTCGTCTCATGGACCTTATTGTTAACAGCTTATACAGCAACAAGGATGTGTTTCTTCGGGAACTTATCAG CAATGCAAGTGATGCGCTGGACAAGTTGCGTTACCTTAGTGTTACTGATCCTGCGCTTTTGAAGGATGGAGTCGATCTAGATATCCGAATCCAAACTGACAAAGAAAATGGTATTGTGACCATCAC TGACACTGGCATTGGTATGACTCGTCAAGAACTAATTGACTGTCTTGGCACTATTGCACAAAGTGGAACTTCAAAGTTTTTGAGAGCACTGAAG GATAGTAAAGATGTTGGTTCTGACAGCAACTTAATTGGCCAGTTTGGTGTGGGCTTTTATTCTGCATTCCTGGTTTCTGATCGG GTGACGGTCTCTACAAAAAGCCCAAAGTCTGATAAACAGTATGTGTGGGAAGGTGAGGCTAATGCCAGCTCGTATATTATTAGGGAGGAGACAGACCCTGAGATGCTTATCCCAAGAGGAACTCGCCTTACGATATATCTTAAG CGTGATGATAAAGGTTTTGCGAATCCAGAAAGGGTTCAGAAGCTTATCAAGAATTATTCTCAGTTTGTTTCATTTCCAATATACACTTGGCAGGAGAAGGGATACACAAAAGAG GTAGAGGTTGATGAAGATCCAGCCGAAGCCAGAAAGGATGGTCAAGATGAGAAAGCTGAG aagaagaaaaccaaaacTGTCGTTGAAAGGTACTGGGATTGGGAGCTCACGAACGAGACCCAACCAATATGG CTCCGCAACAACAAGGAAGTCACTACAGAGGAATACAATGAATTCTACAAGAAAACCTTCAATGAATACTTGGATCCTTTAGCATCTTCACACTTTACAACAGAG GGTGAGGTAGAATTTCGGTCTATACTTTATGTTCCAGGCTATGCACCCTCGGGGAAAGATGACATTATTAATCCCAAGACGAAAAATATCAGGCTTTACGTGAAAAGAGTGTTTATTTCAGATGATTTTGATGGAGAATTG TTCCCTCGATACTTAAGCTTTGTCAAAGGTGTTGTGGATTCAAATGACCTCCCTCTCAATGTCTCACGTGAAATTCTTCAAGAAAGCCGCATC GTACGAATAATGAGAAAGCGTTTGGTTCGAAAGGCTTTTGACATGATGCTAGGAATATCATTGAGTGAGAATAGAGCA GACTATGAGCAGTTCTGGGAAAATTATGGCAAATACTTGAAATTGGGTTGCATTGAAGATAATGAAAACCACAAACGTATTGCACCATTGCTTCGATTTTTCTCTTCCCAGAGTGAGGAAGAGATGATTAGCTTGGATGAGTATGTTGAGAACATGAAAGCTGAGCAGAAGGATATCTATTTCATTGCTGCTGATAGTGTGACCAGTGCTAAGAATACACCCTTCCTGGAGAGACTTCTTGAGAAGGATCTTGAA GTGTTATTTTTGGTTGATCCTATTGATGAGGTTGCCATCCAGAATCTCAAAtcatataaagataaaaattttgTCGACATTAGTAAGGAAGACTTGGATCTAG GTGATAAGGATGAGGAAAAAGAGAAGGTGATAAAGCAAGAGTATGGCCAAACCTGTGACTGGATCAAGAAACGCTTGGGTGACAAAGTTGCTAGTGTCCAATTAACCAACCGCCTGAGCTCATCACCTTGTGTGCTTGCGTCTGGGAAGTTTGGTTGGTCTCCGAACATGGAGAG GTTAATGAAGTCTCAAACCGTTGGTGATACCTCTAGCCTAGAGTTCATGAGAGGTAGAAGGGTGCTTGAGATCAATCCTGAGCATCCAATTATCAAGAACTTAAAT GCTGCATGCAAGACTAGCCCAGATGATGAAGATGCACTTAGAGCTATAGATCTTCTGTATGATGCAGCCCTGGTTTCTAGTGGTTTTACT CCTGAGAATCCCGGGCAACTTGGTGGGAAGATATATGAAATGATGGGCATGGCCCTTTCAGGCAAGTGGTTATCAGCGGTTGAAGTTCCACATCCAGTAGGCCCGAACCACCACCCAGAAGCAGTAGAAGCCGAGATTGTTGAGCCAGTTGAAGCTGGTGGTcagaaatga